One Desulfovibrio fairfieldensis genomic window carries:
- a CDS encoding alpha-2-macroglobulin family protein translates to MSTPELIFGTVRNRLVFALFLLFLSVGNAWAAPKYKTPIPQKVNGLISYWRFEGPVEQPGGRERLELGFSMDKQKCRDAYGEDGESVCRRNFGRRPAPEVTITPPIPGHWEWSGDRLLFFPEKGWPVDTAYKVDISRALPPRTAVSGAVTFRSAPLRAKITGSFKFDPENLKTMTVSGEIHFNSSVDKTGVESRFSATPQGEGLLLGEPVLHFNGDDRLNYSLPVLRLAAKDAGLRVSLAPGFTAVHGGPPSKGEDFFVRLPTIDNLFTLNAADLSVATRPDLRAQMVLALHFSLPVKPSEVLGKLDVRLLPPGLESEEQRQPDNEDEEGDGNEKSRRAPAWTMEQLTPEIVSQAPRLALQAGDEEDKPSTDIFFAIADNLEADRSLLLCLPQGLASAAGLHSGAESRKLLQTPAFPEALRIMQKGGVLALTGDAVVSIYSRNLDAVDYEVAQIRPEFLNTFLLANLDQLDYDNYDYDQAYTGSRPDLDNLSVISRGSLPLQRRDAMSAQFSALNLRPLLRDGQKGLFYLSLTGRRDADSVSKENRFVLMTDLGLIHKTSAQGGSVVYAVSLADGKPRGNVNVQVIGANGLPVFSARTDARGKAVLPSLAGFTREKKPLALAAAQGSDLAFLPLEQYARKLNYSRFDVGGNRLSDQGLNAYLFSQRGMYRPGESLHFGYLVKQGQWGSTELAGLPLRATLYNPRGNKAAGKKITLAAEGFGELSFPLEEIAPTGPWELRLSTADGGQRGEVLRVSRVMVEEFQPETLRLQLRLTPGAGKGWLRPQDLKQGPEKDQENGLSARVNLVNLFGAPAVGHDVKLQVRFAPAAFHFREYADYNFYNAARSLNGQSAEVPTRQTDDQGDAVFALDLAGYENSTFRLSALAEGMDAGGGRSVMADASLLFSPLESVVGWRSDADLNYLPQHGKARLDLLAVDHKLALVDLGELELSFVGISYTRSLTRDGQGQYRYQNLPRRKPLGTQKLRMDKKAVVDLRLDEPGPHLLEARDKTGNLVLRVPYEVAGTAQARLGEEHEARLTAKLSKQDYAPGETMEIALNTPYKGAGLITVEREDVLAETWFTAQAGQSVQRLTLPRGTEGRVYCNITYFRSMDDADIFTQPQASVVLPFSINMRGRDLGLSVRTEADAARAASRVVRPGQTLPVRVRAEQPSKAIVFAVDEGILQLTSYATPDPLRALLGDRALEVDTYQYFDLLMPEYRHLRGMISAFGGGEAPAPPNQAALGQNPFRRPGEAPMVFWSGVLDVGPEESLVQIPVPPQFNGKLRIMAVGCAPGAVGAARTEAVSRAEVVIQPMLPLFVTPGDVFEASVSLTDMLERPEGQEDTARRVALGVRSDGGCTLLDALPEPLDLKPARQQTVRLRFRAEDLPGGHELSFIATPLPGQPGETVTRPMGLSIRPALPRSTDVLLGRVGQAPYTAEAKSPRRLYPQFAELRASISALPLPLAHGLMRWLAAYPYGCTEQRVSAAFPDLALLARPELTPPDARYTPQKIRAWVLETMQMLQARQLDEGHFATWPGGGRGDLFLSAYAADFLTTARAAGLSLAGGLDKGFLAALEQEAMQSPDSLEDARVKAYATWVLTRNGVLTSNILATLSAWLERYGPEQWRNDLTTVFMAGSWKLMREDKLAGELIRGYRPEAAKSFRADYPFDGLSSRALFLTVLAGQFPEELRGQKAQDMLDDIFDLAAQQRYTTISAAQAARALMAYSQSLDAGLAQASVSGLDQTGQTLALPPLQGQGVRALALDSESGAPSRALLEQLAGLSFTADAPFFWQLENVGFGRDLPTQAVSKGLSIRRELRTPEGDPVTAPRQGDEVVVAVIARAFDRERENIALVDMLPGCFEFVVSQSGESAELATNQGSVHEDRDMEPDYAERREDRMLIFTDLATSERVFRYRVKITGRGEFTWPPVQAEAMYDPEARALSLPEKIVIEE, encoded by the coding sequence ATGTCCACGCCCGAGCTCATTTTCGGCACTGTGCGCAACAGGCTTGTATTTGCCCTTTTTCTGTTGTTCCTGTCTGTTGGAAACGCCTGGGCCGCGCCGAAATACAAGACTCCGATCCCCCAGAAGGTCAACGGCCTGATCAGTTACTGGCGTTTTGAAGGCCCGGTGGAGCAACCCGGCGGCCGGGAAAGGCTGGAACTGGGCTTCAGCATGGACAAGCAAAAGTGCCGGGATGCCTACGGCGAGGACGGCGAATCGGTCTGTCGGCGTAATTTCGGCAGACGGCCCGCGCCCGAAGTAACGATCACGCCGCCCATTCCGGGCCACTGGGAATGGAGCGGAGACCGCCTGCTCTTTTTCCCGGAAAAAGGCTGGCCCGTGGACACGGCCTACAAGGTGGATATCAGCCGGGCCCTGCCGCCGCGCACAGCCGTGTCCGGCGCGGTGACCTTCCGCAGCGCGCCTTTGCGCGCAAAAATTACGGGCAGCTTCAAATTTGATCCTGAAAATCTCAAAACCATGACCGTCAGCGGCGAAATACACTTCAATTCGTCTGTGGACAAAACCGGCGTGGAGAGCCGTTTCAGCGCCACTCCCCAGGGCGAAGGCCTCTTGCTGGGTGAGCCCGTGCTGCATTTCAACGGTGATGATCGTCTGAACTACAGCCTGCCGGTCCTGCGCCTGGCGGCAAAAGACGCGGGCCTGCGCGTCTCCCTGGCGCCGGGCTTCACGGCGGTGCACGGTGGCCCCCCTTCCAAGGGCGAGGACTTTTTCGTGCGCCTGCCCACTATCGACAACCTGTTCACACTGAACGCCGCTGATCTCAGCGTTGCCACCCGACCCGACCTGCGGGCGCAGATGGTGCTTGCGCTGCATTTTTCCCTGCCGGTCAAGCCTTCGGAGGTTCTGGGCAAGCTGGACGTGCGCCTCTTGCCGCCGGGCCTGGAAAGTGAGGAACAAAGACAGCCCGACAACGAAGACGAAGAGGGCGATGGAAACGAAAAATCCCGGCGAGCCCCGGCCTGGACCATGGAACAGCTCACTCCGGAAATAGTCTCCCAGGCTCCCCGGCTCGCATTGCAAGCCGGGGATGAGGAGGACAAGCCGTCCACGGATATTTTCTTCGCTATTGCCGACAACCTGGAGGCCGACCGCAGCCTGTTGTTGTGCCTGCCCCAGGGCCTGGCCAGCGCCGCGGGGCTGCATTCCGGCGCGGAAAGCCGGAAGCTGCTGCAAACGCCCGCCTTTCCCGAAGCTCTGCGTATTATGCAGAAGGGCGGCGTGCTGGCTCTGACCGGCGACGCCGTGGTCTCCATCTACAGCCGCAATCTGGATGCCGTGGACTATGAAGTGGCCCAGATCCGGCCCGAATTTCTCAATACCTTTCTGCTGGCCAACCTGGATCAACTGGACTACGACAATTACGATTATGACCAGGCCTATACCGGCAGCCGCCCGGATCTTGACAATCTGAGCGTCATCAGCCGGGGCAGCCTGCCGCTGCAGCGGCGTGACGCCATGTCGGCCCAGTTCAGCGCGCTCAATCTGCGCCCCCTGCTCCGCGACGGTCAGAAAGGCCTGTTCTATCTCAGCCTCACGGGTCGGCGCGACGCCGACAGCGTGAGTAAAGAAAACCGCTTTGTGCTGATGACGGACCTGGGCCTGATCCATAAGACCTCCGCCCAGGGCGGAAGTGTGGTCTATGCCGTCAGCCTGGCCGACGGCAAACCGCGCGGCAATGTGAACGTCCAGGTGATCGGAGCCAATGGCCTGCCTGTGTTCAGCGCCAGAACCGATGCGCGCGGCAAGGCCGTGCTGCCCTCTCTCGCGGGCTTCACGCGCGAAAAGAAGCCCCTGGCCCTGGCGGCGGCCCAGGGGAGCGATCTGGCCTTCCTGCCCCTGGAGCAATATGCACGCAAGCTCAATTATTCGCGCTTCGACGTGGGCGGCAACCGGCTTTCCGACCAGGGGCTCAACGCCTATCTGTTCAGCCAGCGCGGCATGTACCGTCCCGGTGAAAGCCTGCATTTCGGCTATCTGGTCAAACAGGGACAATGGGGCTCCACGGAGCTTGCGGGCCTGCCGTTGCGGGCCACGCTGTACAATCCGCGCGGCAACAAGGCGGCCGGTAAAAAAATCACGCTGGCGGCCGAGGGTTTCGGCGAACTATCTTTCCCCCTGGAGGAAATAGCCCCCACCGGCCCTTGGGAATTGCGCCTGAGCACCGCCGACGGCGGACAGCGCGGCGAAGTTTTGCGCGTTTCCAGGGTCATGGTGGAGGAATTCCAGCCCGAAACCCTTCGCCTGCAATTGCGGCTCACGCCCGGCGCGGGCAAGGGCTGGCTGCGGCCCCAGGACCTGAAACAAGGGCCGGAAAAGGATCAGGAAAACGGCCTGTCCGCGCGGGTGAATCTGGTCAATCTCTTCGGCGCGCCCGCTGTGGGCCACGACGTCAAACTGCAAGTGCGCTTCGCGCCCGCAGCGTTTCACTTCCGCGAATATGCCGACTACAACTTTTACAATGCGGCCCGGAGTCTGAACGGCCAATCGGCGGAAGTGCCGACCCGGCAGACCGACGACCAGGGGGACGCCGTGTTCGCCCTGGATCTGGCGGGCTACGAGAACTCCACCTTCCGGTTGAGCGCCCTGGCCGAAGGCATGGACGCCGGCGGCGGGCGCAGCGTCATGGCCGACGCTTCCCTGCTGTTTTCGCCTCTGGAATCAGTAGTGGGCTGGCGTAGCGACGCCGACCTGAACTATCTGCCCCAGCACGGCAAAGCCCGGCTGGACCTGCTGGCCGTGGACCATAAACTCGCCCTCGTGGACCTGGGAGAACTGGAACTGAGCTTTGTGGGCATCAGTTATACGCGCAGTCTGACCCGCGACGGCCAGGGACAGTACCGCTATCAGAATCTGCCCCGGCGCAAGCCGTTGGGCACGCAAAAGCTTCGCATGGACAAAAAGGCGGTTGTGGACCTGCGCCTGGACGAACCGGGCCCGCATCTGCTGGAAGCCCGCGACAAGACCGGCAATCTGGTCCTGCGAGTGCCCTACGAAGTAGCCGGTACGGCCCAGGCGCGCCTGGGCGAGGAGCACGAGGCCAGGCTTACCGCAAAACTCAGCAAGCAGGACTACGCCCCGGGCGAAACCATGGAAATAGCCCTGAACACGCCTTACAAAGGCGCGGGCCTGATTACGGTGGAGCGGGAAGACGTGCTGGCTGAAACATGGTTCACAGCCCAGGCCGGACAGAGCGTGCAGCGCCTGACCCTGCCCAGGGGGACTGAAGGCCGGGTATATTGCAATATCACCTACTTCCGGTCCATGGACGACGCGGATATCTTTACCCAACCTCAGGCCAGCGTGGTGCTGCCGTTCAGCATCAATATGCGGGGACGCGATCTGGGCCTGAGCGTGCGCACCGAAGCGGACGCCGCACGCGCGGCAAGCCGGGTGGTCAGGCCGGGGCAGACCCTCCCCGTGCGGGTGCGCGCCGAACAACCGTCCAAAGCCATTGTCTTCGCCGTGGACGAAGGCATTTTGCAGCTCACCTCCTACGCCACGCCCGACCCCCTGCGGGCACTGCTGGGCGACCGGGCCCTGGAGGTGGACACCTATCAGTATTTCGACCTGCTGATGCCGGAATACCGCCACCTGCGCGGCATGATTTCGGCCTTTGGCGGCGGCGAAGCTCCCGCTCCGCCGAATCAAGCCGCCCTGGGTCAGAACCCGTTCCGCAGGCCCGGCGAAGCGCCCATGGTCTTCTGGTCCGGCGTGCTTGACGTGGGGCCCGAGGAAAGCCTGGTCCAGATCCCGGTGCCGCCGCAATTCAACGGCAAACTGCGGATCATGGCCGTGGGCTGCGCGCCCGGAGCCGTGGGCGCGGCCCGGACCGAGGCCGTGTCCAGGGCCGAAGTCGTCATTCAACCCATGCTGCCGCTTTTCGTGACGCCGGGCGATGTCTTTGAGGCCTCCGTCAGCCTGACGGACATGCTGGAACGTCCGGAGGGTCAGGAGGACACAGCGCGCCGGGTGGCTCTTGGCGTGCGGAGCGACGGCGGCTGCACGCTGCTGGACGCTCTGCCCGAGCCCCTGGATCTTAAACCGGCACGGCAACAGACTGTGCGCCTGCGCTTCCGCGCCGAGGACCTGCCGGGAGGGCACGAGCTGAGCTTTATTGCCACGCCCCTGCCCGGCCAGCCCGGCGAAACGGTGACGCGGCCCATGGGCCTTTCCATCCGGCCCGCGCTGCCGCGCTCCACCGACGTGCTTCTGGGCCGGGTCGGGCAGGCCCCGTACACGGCCGAGGCCAAGTCGCCCCGCCGACTCTACCCGCAGTTCGCGGAACTGCGCGCCTCCATCTCCGCCCTGCCGTTGCCGCTGGCCCACGGCCTGATGCGCTGGCTGGCCGCGTATCCTTACGGCTGCACGGAGCAACGCGTCAGCGCGGCTTTTCCCGACCTGGCGCTTCTGGCCCGGCCCGAATTGACGCCGCCTGACGCCCGCTACACGCCACAGAAAATTCGTGCCTGGGTGTTGGAAACCATGCAGATGCTTCAAGCCCGGCAGCTGGATGAAGGGCATTTCGCGACCTGGCCCGGTGGCGGCAGAGGCGATCTCTTCCTTTCCGCCTATGCGGCGGACTTCCTGACCACCGCCAGGGCGGCGGGCCTCTCTCTGGCCGGAGGCCTGGACAAAGGATTCCTGGCCGCTCTGGAACAGGAGGCCATGCAGAGCCCCGACAGCCTGGAAGACGCCCGCGTCAAGGCCTATGCGACATGGGTGCTGACCCGCAACGGCGTACTGACCAGCAACATCCTGGCCACACTCTCGGCCTGGCTGGAGCGTTATGGGCCGGAGCAGTGGCGCAATGACCTGACCACCGTGTTCATGGCCGGCAGCTGGAAACTGATGAGAGAAGACAAACTGGCCGGAGAGTTGATCAGGGGATACCGTCCCGAGGCCGCGAAATCCTTCCGGGCGGATTATCCTTTCGACGGCTTGAGCTCCCGCGCCCTGTTTCTTACGGTGCTGGCAGGACAATTCCCGGAGGAACTCCGGGGGCAGAAGGCCCAGGACATGCTCGACGACATCTTCGACCTGGCGGCGCAACAGCGCTATACGACCATCTCGGCGGCGCAGGCGGCCAGGGCCTTGATGGCGTACAGCCAGAGCCTGGACGCCGGGCTGGCGCAGGCCTCGGTCAGCGGGCTGGATCAGACAGGCCAAACGCTTGCTCTGCCGCCGCTTCAGGGCCAGGGCGTGCGCGCCCTGGCCCTGGACAGCGAAAGCGGCGCGCCCTCCCGCGCGCTGCTGGAGCAACTGGCCGGGCTGAGCTTCACGGCGGACGCGCCCTTTTTCTGGCAACTGGAAAACGTGGGCTTCGGGCGGGATCTGCCCACGCAGGCCGTCAGCAAAGGGCTCAGCATACGGCGCGAACTGCGCACGCCCGAAGGCGATCCCGTCACAGCCCCCCGGCAGGGCGACGAGGTGGTGGTAGCTGTCATTGCCCGCGCCTTTGACAGAGAGCGGGAGAATATCGCCCTTGTGGACATGCTGCCCGGCTGCTTTGAATTTGTGGTCAGCCAGAGCGGAGAAAGCGCGGAACTGGCCACAAATCAGGGAAGCGTCCACGAGGACCGGGACATGGAGCCCGATTATGCCGAACGCCGGGAAGACCGGATGCTGATTTTCACGGATCTGGCGACGAGCGAGCGGGTTTTCCGCTACCGGGTCAAGATCACGGGCCGGGGCGAATTTACCTGGCCGCCCGTGCAGGCCGAAGCCATGTACGACCCGGAAGCCCGGGCCTTGAGCCTGCCGGAGAAGATAGTCATTGAGGAGTAA
- the pbpC gene encoding penicillin-binding protein 1C, giving the protein MRSKRRSCGRLVLVGLPLSLCCAALAFVLALHAAPRPDLYGKAGFSRIFLDRRDRVLRITLAPDGTYRIFTPLTAMPPELMEATLLYEDRSFYRHPGVNPLALLRSVAQMALGGRRMGGSTISMQVVRLTRKFSTASIPGKLRQIWQALVLERHYGKDEILEAYLNLAPYGANVEGVGAAARIWFHKEAAELSLPEILALAPVPQHPAARNPLASRGRALSLARARLDRIWREAHPQDAGQGLPNVPLRVHALSELPFAAPHAVDSLLAGSELPQGRISTTLDLGLQRLLERQLRRAVEAGRLWGMDNAAALLLDWRSCEILALAGSADYFNAAIQGQVDGTAARRSPGSTLKPFIYALALQEGLIHPETLLSDTPRAFKGYEPENADGGFRGPISARMALLGSRNIPAIALASQLPAPGLYGFLGKAGVRFEHGPEHYGLALVLGGAEVSMRELAGLYALLPNRGIWRAPVLRRDEHATGPLPLLKPEAAFVALQMLRAPSPQGFDRTPTYWKTGTSNGLRDAWTAGVFGPYVLVVWVGRFDGAANPGFNGLHAATPIFFSIRRSLEALNPTGALPDPAADDEGLNIRRIAVCTATGDTDLSLCPEPSRQTGTWFIPGISPIRDSGILRRILVDDATGFRQCRAVPGRTREVVWEFWPADLRRLFSQAGVRKPPAPPLAPECRETDTPWQVPGRAPLISSPKPGLVYAASLKHPQKIPLLADADADAGCVYWFADTRYLGRSEPDEPLLWQAAPGVTRLTAVDDLGRASSVRVVTESLP; this is encoded by the coding sequence TTGAGGAGTAAACGGCGTTCGTGCGGGAGGCTGGTCCTTGTCGGCCTCCCGCTTTCGCTCTGCTGCGCGGCGCTGGCCTTTGTGCTGGCGCTGCATGCCGCGCCCAGGCCCGACCTTTACGGCAAGGCGGGCTTCTCGCGCATTTTTCTGGACCGCCGGGACCGCGTGCTGCGCATTACCCTGGCCCCGGACGGCACATACCGTATTTTCACGCCCCTGACGGCCATGCCCCCGGAACTCATGGAAGCCACCCTGCTCTACGAGGACCGTTCCTTTTATCGCCACCCCGGCGTCAATCCGCTGGCCCTGCTGCGTTCCGTGGCCCAGATGGCTCTCGGGGGCCGCCGCATGGGCGGCTCCACCATCAGCATGCAGGTGGTGCGCCTGACCCGGAAGTTCTCCACGGCCAGCATTCCCGGCAAACTGCGCCAGATCTGGCAGGCTCTGGTGCTGGAACGGCATTACGGCAAGGATGAAATTCTCGAAGCCTACCTCAATCTTGCGCCCTACGGCGCCAATGTGGAAGGCGTGGGCGCGGCGGCGCGCATCTGGTTCCACAAGGAGGCCGCCGAACTCAGCCTGCCCGAAATTCTGGCCCTCGCACCGGTGCCCCAGCACCCGGCTGCGCGCAATCCCCTGGCAAGCCGGGGCCGCGCCCTGTCCCTGGCCCGTGCGCGCCTGGACAGAATCTGGCGCGAGGCCCATCCGCAGGATGCCGGCCAAGGCCTGCCCAATGTGCCTTTGCGGGTGCATGCGCTTTCAGAGCTGCCCTTTGCCGCGCCGCATGCCGTGGACAGCCTGCTGGCCGGAAGCGAACTGCCCCAAGGCCGTATCTCCACCACCCTGGATCTCGGCCTGCAACGCCTGCTGGAGCGCCAGTTGCGCCGGGCCGTGGAGGCCGGACGGCTGTGGGGCATGGACAATGCCGCCGCCCTGCTGCTGGACTGGCGCAGCTGTGAAATCCTCGCCCTGGCCGGATCAGCCGATTATTTCAACGCCGCGATCCAGGGGCAGGTGGACGGCACGGCGGCGCGACGCTCGCCCGGCTCCACCCTGAAGCCCTTTATTTACGCCCTGGCCCTGCAGGAGGGACTGATCCATCCGGAAACCCTGCTTTCCGACACGCCGCGCGCGTTCAAAGGCTATGAGCCGGAAAATGCCGACGGCGGTTTTCGCGGCCCTATCAGCGCGCGTATGGCCCTGCTGGGCAGTCGCAACATCCCCGCCATCGCTCTGGCCAGCCAGTTGCCCGCGCCGGGCCTGTACGGTTTTTTGGGCAAAGCCGGGGTGCGTTTCGAGCACGGACCGGAGCATTACGGACTGGCCCTGGTTCTGGGCGGCGCGGAGGTGAGCATGCGCGAGCTGGCCGGGCTGTATGCCCTGCTGCCCAACCGGGGCATCTGGCGCGCTCCCGTGCTCCGGCGAGACGAACACGCGACCGGTCCGCTTCCCCTGCTCAAGCCCGAAGCGGCCTTTGTGGCTCTGCAAATGTTGCGCGCGCCGTCGCCCCAAGGCTTTGACCGCACGCCGACCTACTGGAAAACCGGCACGTCCAACGGCCTGCGCGACGCCTGGACCGCCGGGGTTTTCGGGCCTTACGTCCTGGTAGTCTGGGTGGGCCGTTTTGACGGCGCGGCCAATCCCGGCTTCAATGGCCTGCACGCGGCGACCCCCATTTTCTTCAGTATCCGGCGCTCCCTTGAGGCCCTGAACCCGACCGGCGCTTTGCCGGATCCGGCCGCCGACGACGAGGGCTTGAATATCCGCCGTATCGCCGTCTGCACGGCCACGGGCGATACGGACCTCAGCCTCTGCCCGGAACCATCGCGCCAGACCGGCACCTGGTTCATCCCCGGCATCTCGCCCATCCGCGATTCGGGCATTCTGCGACGCATCCTGGTGGATGATGCGACGGGCTTTCGTCAATGCCGGGCCGTGCCGGGACGCACCAGGGAAGTCGTCTGGGAATTCTGGCCCGCCGACCTGCGTCGTCTTTTCAGTCAGGCCGGCGTACGCAAGCCCCCGGCCCCACCTCTGGCTCCGGAATGCCGCGAGACGGATACCCCCTGGCAGGTTCCCGGCCGCGCCCCGCTGATTTCTTCGCCCAAACCGGGCTTGGTCTATGCGGCGAGCCTCAAACATCCGCAAAAAATTCCCCTGCTGGCCGACGCGGACGCCGACGCGGGCTGCGTCTACTGGTTCGCGGATACGCGCTATCTTGGCCGCAGCGAGCCGGACGAACCGCTGCTCTGGCAGGCCGCGCCGGGCGTCACCCGGCTCACGGCCGTTGACGACCTGGGCCGGGCGAGCAGCGTACGGGTGGTGACGGAAAGCTTGCCCTGA
- a CDS encoding AEC family transporter, translating to MDRLLLTLGIIFVSLAAGYAFRHAVTTGRVRLSEGTLILARQRLQTAAVFVLIPISAMLSLWGLPSPDTRLLALPLLGLAAWIWGGALSLLFARWLRLDRAQTGSLYCCGTFTNIGAVGSLVCVLFLGESAIALVALYRLCEELFYFSVSFPIARWYSRENGGQRLSFRNLRFDPILKVVLSALLLGIALNLLHVPRPEFCGRLASGFMILATVLFLFAIGLSLRLSRLARYTRQSLAVCAIKFIGVPLLITGIAKAVGYGAIDNGLPLKVVAVLSSMPVAMTALVPPSLFSLDLDLANACWIFSTLALVAVLPALLLVLPRL from the coding sequence ATGGACAGGTTGCTGCTCACTCTCGGGATCATTTTCGTCAGCCTGGCGGCGGGCTATGCCTTCCGGCACGCCGTCACGACCGGGCGCGTCCGCCTTTCCGAGGGAACCCTGATCCTTGCGCGTCAACGCCTGCAGACAGCGGCGGTCTTTGTGCTGATTCCCATCTCGGCCATGCTCTCCCTCTGGGGCCTGCCCTCGCCGGACACGCGCCTGCTGGCCCTCCCCCTGCTGGGCCTTGCCGCCTGGATCTGGGGCGGCGCCCTCTCGCTGCTCTTCGCCCGCTGGCTCAGGCTGGACCGGGCCCAGACCGGCAGCCTGTACTGCTGCGGCACCTTCACCAACATCGGCGCCGTGGGCTCACTGGTCTGCGTGCTCTTTCTCGGCGAAAGCGCCATCGCCCTGGTGGCCTTGTACCGGCTCTGCGAGGAACTGTTTTATTTCAGCGTTTCCTTTCCTATCGCCCGCTGGTACAGCCGGGAAAACGGCGGCCAACGGCTTTCCTTCCGCAATCTGCGCTTTGATCCCATTTTAAAAGTGGTGCTCAGCGCCCTTCTGCTCGGCATCGCGCTCAATCTGCTGCATGTGCCCCGCCCGGAATTCTGCGGCCGCCTGGCCTCCGGCTTTATGATTCTGGCTACCGTGCTTTTTCTGTTTGCCATCGGTCTGAGCCTGCGGCTGTCGCGCCTGGCCCGGTATACCCGCCAGAGCCTTGCCGTGTGCGCCATAAAATTCATCGGCGTGCCGCTGTTGATCACCGGCATTGCCAAGGCAGTCGGTTACGGGGCCATCGACAACGGCCTGCCCCTGAAAGTGGTGGCCGTGCTCTCATCCATGCCCGTGGCCATGACCGCGCTGGTGCCCCCGTCCCTGTTCAGTCTGGACCTGGATCTGGCCAATGCCTGCTGGATTTTCAGCACCCTGGCTCTGGTGGCGGTGCTGCCCGCTCTGCTTCTGGTCCTGCCGCGGCTCTGA
- a CDS encoding DctP family TRAP transporter solute-binding subunit, with translation MKRCLLRSALALCACLLAAPLPSPAAPYKAEYKLSVVPGATSGWGMTAAYFADLVRERSQGRINIKVYPSSQLLAGKQTSEFLMLRNGAIDFALASTINWSPQIKELNLTALPFFLAVQPDRYKAMDAVMAGKSGKMMVDAIEKKGVKIIGWAENGFREMTTSKGPISKPEDMSGLKIRVVGSPIFIETFRALGANPVNMNWSEATTGFQQGVVDGQENPTNGINIPLKIWDYHKYHCDWHYIIDPLLMGVNPTVWKSFSPEDQKLLLECAAETEKYGKALSRLCMDDGSSLAYLKSIDKLPEVTEPYAFMEQQGMIVTRLSPEQIAKFHEATQKVRADWTAKIGPDLVKAAEEDMAAAK, from the coding sequence ATGAAACGCTGTTTGCTCCGGAGCGCCCTGGCGCTCTGCGCCTGTCTGCTGGCCGCGCCGCTCCCGTCCCCGGCGGCCCCTTACAAAGCCGAGTACAAACTGAGCGTGGTGCCCGGCGCCACGTCCGGCTGGGGCATGACCGCCGCGTATTTCGCCGACCTTGTGCGCGAACGCTCGCAGGGGCGCATCAACATCAAGGTCTATCCTTCCAGCCAGCTGCTGGCGGGCAAGCAGACCTCGGAATTCCTGATGCTGCGCAACGGGGCCATTGACTTCGCCCTGGCTTCGACCATCAACTGGTCCCCCCAGATCAAGGAACTGAACCTCACGGCCCTGCCCTTCTTCCTGGCCGTGCAGCCGGACCGCTACAAGGCCATGGACGCCGTCATGGCGGGCAAATCCGGCAAGATGATGGTTGACGCCATTGAGAAAAAGGGCGTGAAAATCATCGGCTGGGCCGAGAACGGCTTTCGCGAAATGACCACCAGCAAGGGCCCCATCAGCAAGCCCGAGGACATGAGCGGGCTCAAGATCCGGGTGGTGGGCAGCCCCATCTTCATTGAGACCTTCCGGGCGCTGGGCGCCAATCCCGTGAACATGAACTGGAGCGAAGCCACCACCGGCTTCCAGCAGGGCGTGGTGGACGGGCAGGAAAACCCCACCAACGGCATCAATATCCCGCTGAAAATCTGGGATTATCACAAGTATCACTGCGACTGGCACTACATCATCGACCCGCTGCTCATGGGCGTGAACCCCACGGTCTGGAAGAGCTTCAGCCCCGAGGACCAGAAACTGCTTCTGGAATGCGCCGCGGAAACCGAAAAATACGGCAAGGCGCTTTCCCGCCTGTGCATGGACGACGGCTCTTCCCTGGCCTACCTGAAGAGCATCGACAAGCTGCCGGAAGTGACCGAGCCCTACGCCTTCATGGAACAACAGGGCATGATCGTCACCCGGTTGAGCCCGGAACAGATCGCCAAGTTCCATGAGGCCACCCAAAAGGTGCGCGCGGACTGGACCGCCAAGATCGGCCCGGATCTGGTCAAAGCCGCTGAAGAGGACATGGCCGCCGCCAAGTAA
- a CDS encoding TRAP transporter small permease → MLRFLDTRFEELLGSLLLAVMVSIAFINVIVRYCTSFSFAWTEELTVNFFVWVVLLGTARSFREGSHLGMNLLYDALPRNARRICYWLGMLLCIAFFGALCWTGTLEVLDEYDLESISESLGIPVWWYTIATPLFSLLIIFRMLQRSCADLRSGNY, encoded by the coding sequence ATGTTGCGTTTTCTGGATACGCGCTTTGAGGAACTTCTCGGCTCGCTGTTGCTGGCGGTCATGGTGAGCATCGCGTTCATCAATGTGATCGTGCGCTACTGCACGTCTTTTTCCTTTGCCTGGACCGAGGAGCTGACCGTCAATTTTTTTGTCTGGGTGGTGCTGCTGGGCACGGCGCGCTCTTTCCGGGAAGGGAGCCACCTGGGCATGAACCTGCTCTATGACGCACTGCCGCGCAACGCGCGCCGGATCTGCTACTGGCTCGGCATGCTGCTCTGCATCGCCTTTTTCGGGGCGCTGTGCTGGACCGGCACGCTGGAAGTGCTGGACGAGTACGATCTGGAATCCATTTCCGAGTCCCTGGGCATTCCGGTCTGGTGGTACACTATCGCCACGCCGCTCTTTTCCCTGCTGATTATTTTCCGCATG